A section of the Gallus gallus isolate bGalGal1 chromosome 4, bGalGal1.mat.broiler.GRCg7b, whole genome shotgun sequence genome encodes:
- the TMEM128 gene encoding transmembrane protein 128, which produces MEGGGLRAEPLPRHRRRLRQGTEPPASLLQPLLQGGGTTEESTAGEKKKKPSPRLNVHSAFWILASIAVTYYFDFFKSIKETIQADSWWFASGSCLLAACLSVAFYCIIYLEWYRGIEDYDVQYPVLIPITTVTFIAAAV; this is translated from the exons ATGGAGGGCGGCGGGCTGCGCGCGGAGCCGCTCCCCAGGCACAGGCGCCGTTTGCGGCAAGGGACGGAGCCCCCAGCCTCGCTGCTGCAGCCGCTGCTCCAGGGCGGCGGGACGACCG AAGAGTCTACagctggagagaagaaaaagaagcccTCTCCCAGACTGAATGTTCATTCTGCGTTCTGGATTTTGGCTTCCATTGCTGTGACAtattactttgatttttttaaatctattaaAGAAACAATTCAAGCAGATAG TTGGTGGTTTGCCTCTGGCAGTTGTTTGTTGGCTGCATGTTTATCTGTTGCCTTTTACTGCATAATATATCTTGAGTGGTATCGTGGAATTGAGGACTACGATGTGCAGTATCCTGTACTGATACCTATCACAACTGTCACTTTTATTGCAGCAGCAGTTTG A
- the TMEM128 gene encoding transmembrane protein 128 isoform X1, giving the protein MEGGGLRAEPLPRHRRRLRQGTEPPASLLQPLLQGGGTTEESTAGEKKKKPSPRLNVHSAFWILASIAVTYYFDFFKSIKETIQADSWWFASGSCLLAACLSVAFYCIIYLEWYRGIEDYDVQYPVLIPITTVTFIAAAVCFNVALWPVWSFITPVVLFIQFMGVVMLVSLLG; this is encoded by the exons ATGGAGGGCGGCGGGCTGCGCGCGGAGCCGCTCCCCAGGCACAGGCGCCGTTTGCGGCAAGGGACGGAGCCCCCAGCCTCGCTGCTGCAGCCGCTGCTCCAGGGCGGCGGGACGACCG AAGAGTCTACagctggagagaagaaaaagaagcccTCTCCCAGACTGAATGTTCATTCTGCGTTCTGGATTTTGGCTTCCATTGCTGTGACAtattactttgatttttttaaatctattaaAGAAACAATTCAAGCAGATAG TTGGTGGTTTGCCTCTGGCAGTTGTTTGTTGGCTGCATGTTTATCTGTTGCCTTTTACTGCATAATATATCTTGAGTGGTATCGTGGAATTGAGGACTACGATGTGCAGTATCCTGTACTGATACCTATCACAACTGTCACTTTTATTGCAGCAGCAGTTTG TTTTAACGTTGCCTTATGGCCAGTCTGGTCATTTATCACACCTGTGGTGTTGTTCATTCAGTTCATGGGTGTTGTGATGCTTGTGTCACTCCTAGGATGA
- the LYAR gene encoding cell growth-regulating nucleolar protein, with amino-acid sequence MVVFTCNACGESVKKAQVEKHVNICRHCECLSCMDCGKDFWGDDYKDHVKCVTEDEKYGGKDFEAKTSKGDAKQQEWLQKIHEVMKKPNINPKVRNILEQMRSFGNIPRKKVKFQNWMKNSLRVTDSTLQNQVWDIFSEATGDVSGKKEHDKPQQKDGVQSAESGQKTMAEENGVTDGKTEQKKNKKERKEERQKNNKKEKKDLKLENQPASSETKKNKKSKKQKESLENEFEMNGNGHQNEIEEETNVRKRKHKHVEEEPCITKKKMKTESVSEDVETENTNGNEETLGKGKFNWKGTIKAVLKQAPDNEISIKKLRKKVIAQYYAVAGEHHKSEEDILVIFNKKVNNNPKFKVLKDKVKLLK; translated from the exons ATGGTCGTCTTCACGTGTAACGCGTGCGGGGAATCCGTGAAGAAAGCACAGGTTGAAAAGCACGTGAACATCTGCAGACACTGTGAGTGCCTCTCCTGCATGGACTGTGGGAAGGATTTCTG GGGTGATGACTATAAGGACCACGTGAAGTGCGTAACTGAAGATGAGAAGTATGGTGGAAAAGATTTTGAAGCCAAAACTAGTAAAGGAGATGCGAAACAACAGGAGTGGCTTCAG AAAATTCATGAAGTGATGAAGAAACCCAATATAAACCCTAAAGTGCGGAACATTCTGGAGCAAATGCGTTCCTTTGGTAATAttccaagaaaaaaagtcaaatttcag aACTGGATGAAGAACAGTTTGAGAGTTACTGACAGCACTTTGCAGAATCAGGTGTGGgatattttttctgaagcaacTGGAGAT GTGTCAGGTAAAAAGGAACATGACAAACCACAACAGAAGGATGGAGTACAGTCTGCAGAAAGTGGGCAAAAAACAATGGCAGAAGAAAATGGAGTTACAGATGGTAAAACCgagcagaaaaagaataagaaagaacgaaaagaagagagacaaaagaacaataagaaggagaaaaaagatttgaaaTTAGAAAATCAGCCTGCGAgctcagaaacaaagaagaataaGAAGTCCAAAAAACAGAAGGAGAGCTTGGAGaatgaatttgaaatgaatggaaatggcCATCAGAATGAAATAGAAGAGGAAACAAATGTCAGGAAACGCAAACATAAACATGTAGAAG AGGAACCTTGtatcacaaaaaagaaaatgaaaactgaaagtgTGTCAGAAGACGTGGAAACAGAGAACACCAATGGCAACGAAGAAACTCTTGGAAAAG GTAAATTCAACTGGAAAGGAACCATCAAAGCTGTTCTGAAACAGGCTCCAGACAAtgaaatttcaattaaaaaactaagaaaaaag GTTATAGCTCAGTACTATGCAGTAGCTGGTGAACATCACAAATCAGAAGAGGATATTCTAGTCATATTTAATAAGAAAGTGAACAACAATCCCAAATTCAAGGTTTTAAAGGACAAAGTGAAACTTCTGAAATAA
- the ZBTB49 gene encoding zinc finger and BTB domain-containing protein 49, with the protein MDTVASHSCHLLQQLHEQRIQGLLCDCMLVVKGVCFKAHKNVLAAFSQYFRTLFQNSSGQKNDVFHLDIKNVGGIGQILDFMYTSHLDLSQDNVQAMLDIAQCLQVQNVLNICHTFLKSSSAIEQTTNMPCNSVFSLQNSLTADTSCTNDSYGTNLLQECPSDTQANKVLADHHSHASQSVNLHTPSGDLQKQSHNSLDGNCTELPFKQPNYYYKLRNFYSKQFYKQNACSNNERVAEQSFSYNTSTEISTVQSNSCPVSHPECILETSEHLPSNFLAQPLNEAAPDQDAESMLLQPTKQMRLKKAVHLKKLNFLRSQKSAEQPPEPKGDDSRITRVNESSNESTMGVTNVRVAEEKEADDSVNSENFEQTVEIERSQGPLEQEGQSQTLQSQRQYTCELCGKAFKHPSNLELHKRSHTGEKPFECNICGKHFSQAGNLQTHLRRHSGEKPYICEICGKRFAASGDVQRHIIIHSGEKPHLCDICGRGFSNFSNLKEHKKTHTADKVFTCDECGKSFNMQRKLVKHRIRHTGERPYSCSACGKCFAGSGDLRRHVRTHTGEKPYTCETCNKCFTRSAVLRRHKKMHCKATDEGPNTLDEFTQGIETSDLDKSQSSDSFGQEMSVTLLPVSVKFPVRSTANSTEFGSSTDSYCKLRSMIQHHDSANQQKLNVDSAKLPKAQTQQAPPPPYAYADVDGSSAEETLESDNISMIRSSMVSLDGHCNDPLGNRTSSVAYKNTEGPFFSSMTLWGLAMKTLQNESELEQ; encoded by the exons ATGGACACTGTTGCTAGCCATAGTTGTCATCTACTCCAGCAGCTACACGAGCAACGCATTCAGGGTCTTCTCTGTGACTGTATGTTGGTGGTGAAAGGTGTCTGCTTCAAAGCACACAAAAATGTGTTAGCTGCTTTTAGTCAATACTTCAG GACCCTTTTTCAGAATTCTTCAGGCCAGAAGAATGATGTCTTTCATTTGGACATAAAAAATGTAGGTGGGATAGGCCAGATCTTGGACTTCATGTATACCTCCCATCTGGATCTTAGTCAGGATAATGTACAAGCTATGTTGGATATTGCACAGTGTCTTCAAGTGCAAAATGTGCTGAATATTTGCCACacctttttaaaatcttcttcAGCCATAGAGCAAACAACCAATATGCCTTGTAATAGTGTATTTTCCCTGCAGAATAGTTTGACTGCAGATACTAGTTGTACCAATGACAGTTATGGAACAAACTTATTACAAGAGTGTCCATCCGACACACAAGCTAACAAAGTCTTGGCTGACCACCATTCTCATGCATCACAGTCTGTTAATCTTCACACACCCTCAGGTGATTTACAGAAGCAGTCACACAACTCCTTAGATGGCAACTGCACAGAACTTCCATTCAAACAACCAAATTACTATTATAAATTGCGCAACTTTTACAGCAAACAGTTCTATAAGCAAAATGCTTGCTCTAATAATGAGAGGGTAGCAGAACAGTCCTTTTCTTACAACACGTCTACAGAAATAAGCACAGTACAGAGTAATTCTTGTCCTGTCAGTCACCCTGAATGTATTCTGGAAACCTCTGAACATTTACCATCAAACTTTCTGGCTCAGCCTTTGAATGAAGCCGCTCCAGATCAAGATGCAGAAAGCATGCTGTTGCAGCCCACCAAACAGATGAGGCTGAAAAAGGCAGTACACCTCAAAAAGTTGAATTTTCTAAGATCTCAGAaatctgcagagcagcccccgGAGCCTAAAGGAGATGACAGTAGGATAACACGAGTAAACGAATCTTCAAATGAAAGTACCATGGGTGTGACGAATGTCAGAgttgctgaagaaaaagaagctgatgACTCGGTGAATTCTGAGAATTTTGAACAAACTGTTGAAATTGAAAGATCTCAAGGTCCTTTGGAACAAGAAGGACAGTCACAGACTCTTCAGTCACAGAGGCAATATACTTGTGAATTATGTGGGAAGGCTTTCAAACATCCAAGCAATCTGGAGCTGCATAAAAGGTCCCATACAG gTGAAAAACCTTTTGAATGTAACATTTGTGGGAAACACTTCTCACAG GCAGGTAATCTCCAGACTCATTTACGTCGACATTCTGGTGAAAAGCCTTACATTTGTGAGATCTGTGGGAAAAG ATTTGCTGCTTCTGGTGATGTTCAGCGTCACATTATTATTCATTCTGGAGAAAAGCCTCATCTGTGTGATATCTGTGGCAGAG GATTCAGTAACTTCAGTAATTTGAAGGAGCATAAAAAGACTCATACGGCAGATAAAGTGTTCACCTGTGATGAATGTGGGAAGTCATTCAACATGCAACGAAAATTAGTAAAGCACAGAATTAGACATACTGGGGAGAGACCATACAGCTGTTCAGCATGTG GGAAATGTTTTGCAGGCTCTGGTGACCTGCGCAGACATGTGCGGACGCATACAGGAGAGAAGCCCTATACCTGTGAAACTTGTAACAAGTGCTTCACTCGCTCTGCTGTTTTACGGCGGCACAAGAAAATGCATTGCAAAGCCACTGATGAAGGTCCAAACACACTAGATGAATTTACTCAAGGGATTGAAACTTCTGATCTTGACAAATCTCAGAGCTCTGACTCTTTTGGCCAAGAAATGTCTGTTACGTTGTTACCAGTGTCAGTTAAATTTCCCGTTCGTTCAACTGCGAATTCAACTGAATTTGGCAGTTCTACAGATTCTTACTGTAAGCTGCGATCGATGATTCAACACCATGACTCAGCAAACCAACAGAAATTGAATGTGGATTCAGCTAAACTCCCGAAAGCTCAGACACAGCAAGCTCCACCACCACCATATGCTTATGCAGATGTAGATGGatcttctgcagaagaaacattAGAGTCTGATAATATTTCCATGATTCGTTCCTCTATGGTTAGTCTGGATGGTCACTGTAATGATCCACTAGGCAATCGAACATCATCTGTTGCATACAAGAATACTGAAGGACCATTCTTCTCCAGCATGACCCTCTGGGGTTTAGCTATGAAGACTTTGCAGAATGAAAGTGAACTGGAACAGTGA